The following proteins are co-located in the Myxocyprinus asiaticus isolate MX2 ecotype Aquarium Trade chromosome 18, UBuf_Myxa_2, whole genome shotgun sequence genome:
- the fam168a gene encoding protein FAM168A isoform X2 has translation MNPVYSPVQPGTPYGNHKNMAYTGYPAGYPTTAPTYTANLYQTGSPGYPPVLLVKQAWPQTASAPGPGEGSYDLAVDAGSESRQYQASSTAFRYTAGTPYKVPPTQTNGAPPPYSPSPNPYQTAMYPIRSAYPQQNLYAQGAYYTQPVYAAQPHVIHHTTVVQPNSIPSAIYPAPVPAPRSNGMAMGMVAGTTMAMSAGTLLTTPQHTQIGGHPVTVPTYRPQGTPGYSYVPPHW, from the exons GATATCCAGCTGGTTATCCAACAACTGCCCCGACTTACACAGCCAACCTCTATCAGACAGGCAGTCCAGGATACCCACCAG TGCTGCTGGTGAAGCAAGCCTGGCCCCAGACGGCATCAGCTCCGGGGCCCGGAGAAGGCTCCTATGACCTGGCAGTGGACGCAGGCTCAGAAAGCAGGCAGTACCAAGCCTCATCGACGGCATTCA GATATACTGCAGGAACGCCTTATAAAGTGCCACCCACTCAGACCAATGGAGCCCCTCCACCCTACTCCCCATCCCCTAACCCGTATCAGACGGCCATGTACCCCATTAGAAGTGCCTACCCACAGCAGAACCTCTATGCTCAG GGTGCTTACTACACACAGCCGGTGTATGCTGCCCAGCCTCATGTAATTCACCACACCACCGTGGTTCAGCCCAACAGCATCCCTTCTGCCATCTACCCGGCTCCTGTACCCGCACCACGCTCCAACGGCATGGCCATGGGCATGGTGGCCGGAACAACGATGGCCATGTCTGCTG GGACTTTGCTGACTACCCCTCAGCACACTCAAATTGGAGGACACCCAGTCACCGTGCCAACATACCGACCACAAGGAACACCTGGGTACAGCTATGTGCCACCTCACTGGTAG